From a region of the Neobacillus niacini genome:
- a CDS encoding IS3 family transposase: MFKKVASFSDGSEGLSRKAQAALSFELKETFKLKDVLQIVGIPESTYHYHIKMMNKENPDQELEELIQSIFEEHNGNYGYRRIQLELENRGYEVNHKKVQRIMNELGLKGDKFKLKSRKYSSYKGTTGTVAKNLINRRFKTNVCHQKLTTDITEFKCSDGIKLYLNPIMDMFNSEILSFGIGMRPTLDLALTPLEEALEIVKDSKFRTTVHSDQGWHYQHNKWVKTLKKNKVFQSMSRKGNCLDNSPMENFFGLLKQEMYYGEALCSYEELKKRIEEYISYYNNKRIKQKLAGMSPVQYRVHTSQLAA, encoded by the coding sequence ATATTTAAAAAAGTTGCGAGCTTTTCAGATGGATCCGAAGGGCTATCTCGAAAAGCACAAGCAGCATTATCATTCGAACTTAAAGAAACCTTCAAACTAAAAGATGTTTTACAAATAGTCGGCATTCCTGAATCCACCTACCATTATCATATAAAAATGATGAATAAGGAGAATCCAGACCAGGAGTTGGAGGAACTTATTCAATCCATTTTCGAAGAACATAACGGAAATTATGGTTATCGTCGTATTCAATTAGAATTAGAAAACCGTGGGTATGAAGTGAATCATAAGAAGGTGCAACGCATCATGAACGAGCTTGGGCTCAAGGGAGATAAATTCAAATTAAAATCACGCAAGTACAGTTCATACAAGGGTACAACTGGAACTGTTGCCAAGAACCTTATCAATCGCCGCTTTAAAACGAATGTGTGTCATCAAAAACTAACAACAGATATTACAGAATTTAAGTGTTCAGACGGTATTAAGCTATATTTAAATCCAATTATGGATATGTTCAATAGTGAAATTCTTTCTTTTGGTATAGGTATGCGTCCAACCTTAGATTTAGCTCTCACCCCCCTCGAGGAAGCACTAGAAATAGTAAAAGATTCAAAGTTTAGAACTACTGTACATTCTGATCAAGGATGGCATTATCAACATAATAAATGGGTGAAAACCCTTAAGAAAAACAAGGTGTTCCAGAGTATGTCTCGTAAAGGAAACTGTTTAGATAATTCGCCAATGGAGAACTTTTTCGGATTACTAAAACAAGAAATGTATTACGGGGAAGCACTATGCTCATATGAGGAATTAAAAAAGAGAATTGAAGAATATATCAGTTATTATAATAACAAGCGTATAAAGCAAAAATTGGCAGGTATGAGCCCGGTTCAATACCGGGTCCATACTAGCCAATTAGCTGCTTAA
- a CDS encoding MFS transporter gives MDYRKKTVVASVAGLTLEGMDIMFISFAMSMIIAEFHIDMTAGGLISSITNLGMLAGGVIFGVLADKFGRVKVFTYTILLFAIGTALTGLAQNIEQVYLFRFIAGLGAGGEYGIGMALVAEAWPKKKQGRASSYVSVGAQYGVILAALLSAMILPTLGWRGLFFVGLAPVIFAFIVRKKLDESPEWLASQKKKKLVQKQGKLKQLFATPRITVTTIALAIMATVQIAGYNGLMIWLPSMLQQSQGLSVSSSALWTISTAAGMIAGMLTFGQFMDRFGMKRSYGIFLAASAVAVFLYSYASGSTGLLIGGAIVGFFSNGMFAGYGALISKYYSVEIRSTATNTIFNFGRALGGLSPILVGYILQHANVTVAMTYLALLYCISFIAMISLQKGNSKQEEITTLSEAV, from the coding sequence ATGGATTATCGTAAAAAAACAGTAGTGGCATCAGTAGCGGGTTTAACACTAGAGGGCATGGATATCATGTTTATATCCTTTGCCATGTCGATGATTATTGCGGAGTTTCATATTGATATGACAGCTGGTGGACTTATTTCTTCTATTACTAATTTAGGAATGCTCGCTGGGGGAGTTATTTTCGGTGTTTTAGCAGATAAATTCGGAAGAGTTAAAGTTTTCACCTATACGATATTATTATTTGCAATCGGAACTGCCTTAACCGGGCTCGCACAAAATATTGAACAAGTATACTTATTTCGGTTTATTGCCGGTCTAGGCGCAGGTGGAGAATATGGGATTGGTATGGCGCTTGTTGCTGAGGCATGGCCAAAGAAGAAACAAGGGCGTGCTTCTTCATACGTTAGTGTCGGTGCTCAATACGGGGTTATCCTTGCAGCACTTCTTAGTGCGATGATCCTTCCGACTTTGGGATGGAGAGGATTGTTTTTTGTTGGATTGGCCCCAGTAATATTCGCCTTTATCGTACGAAAGAAGCTAGACGAATCACCTGAATGGCTTGCGTCACAAAAGAAAAAGAAACTAGTTCAGAAGCAAGGGAAATTAAAGCAACTATTTGCTACTCCTAGAATTACAGTAACCACCATCGCATTAGCAATCATGGCAACCGTTCAAATCGCAGGTTATAATGGTTTAATGATTTGGCTGCCATCCATGCTTCAACAATCCCAAGGATTATCTGTTTCAAGCTCGGCTCTTTGGACAATCAGTACCGCTGCAGGAATGATTGCAGGTATGTTAACATTTGGACAATTTATGGATCGTTTTGGAATGAAACGCTCCTATGGAATCTTCTTAGCAGCTTCCGCTGTGGCGGTCTTCCTTTATTCCTATGCTTCAGGCAGCACAGGACTTCTAATTGGCGGTGCAATTGTTGGGTTCTTCTCGAATGGAATGTTTGCAGGTTACGGAGCATTAATTAGCAAGTATTATTCGGTAGAAATTCGTAGTACGGCAACAAATACGATTTTTAACTTCGGCAGGGCTTTAGGGGGATTATCTCCAATCTTAGTAGGATACATTCTGCAGCATGCAAATGTAACGGTAGCTATGACGTATCTAGCATTACTATACTGTATCTCTTTTATAGCAATGATTAGTTTGCAAAAAGGAAACAGTAAACAAGAAGAAATCACTACATTATCTGAAGCAGTGTAA
- a CDS encoding helix-turn-helix domain-containing protein, with protein sequence MAKYSEEFKLKLVKEYQDGKLGYILLAKKYEMKDSTPIRRWVKVYEKFGVEGLKRKKHRETYSVQFKLDVLSFMKRTGSSETDTALVFGITNAPMIAAWKRALLEGGTEALDRPKGRPSMSDKTKKNKKNKHIEDKELTYEQKLERENELLRLEVEYLKKLRAFQMDPKGYLEKHKQHYHSNLKKPSN encoded by the coding sequence ATGGCCAAATATAGTGAAGAATTTAAGTTAAAGTTAGTCAAGGAATATCAAGATGGGAAATTAGGATATATTCTTTTAGCTAAAAAGTATGAAATGAAAGACAGTACTCCGATTAGGAGATGGGTAAAGGTATACGAGAAATTTGGTGTGGAAGGTTTAAAGAGGAAGAAACATAGAGAAACATATTCTGTTCAATTCAAGCTAGATGTATTAAGCTTTATGAAGAGAACAGGTTCTTCAGAAACTGATACAGCCCTTGTATTTGGCATAACTAACGCTCCTATGATTGCAGCTTGGAAAAGGGCTCTTCTGGAGGGTGGTACTGAAGCCCTGGATAGACCGAAAGGACGGCCATCCATGTCTGATAAAACTAAAAAAAACAAAAAGAATAAACACATTGAAGATAAGGAATTAACGTACGAACAAAAGTTAGAAAGAGAAAACGAACTTCTTCGTTTAGAGGTAGAATATTTAAAAAAGTTGCGAGCTTTTCAGATGGATCCGAAGGGCTATCTCGAAAAGCACAAGCAGCATTATCATTCGAACTTAAAGAAACCTTCAAACTAA